One part of the Paenibacillus silvisoli genome encodes these proteins:
- a CDS encoding HAAS signaling domain-containing protein, with protein MIREQYLKQLWELLSPVPERLRREWMFDYEEHFRMAAEHGRSEAEAANELGDPRVIAKELLLNYRVGEAENKSGSITLVSRAVLAAVSLGFFNLIFVLGPYVALLGVLLALWATAIAVGLSSVMAIYEGLYGGGITLLQGTFMAMALIALGMLIGAGAHWLTRAVAKMTLGYLKFNSRVMRVKNK; from the coding sequence ATGATTAGAGAGCAGTATTTGAAGCAGCTGTGGGAGCTGCTGTCTCCCGTGCCGGAGCGTCTGCGCAGGGAATGGATGTTTGACTACGAAGAGCATTTCCGCATGGCGGCCGAGCACGGGCGGTCGGAGGCGGAAGCGGCGAATGAGCTTGGCGATCCAAGGGTGATCGCGAAGGAGCTGCTGCTGAACTACCGCGTCGGCGAGGCGGAGAACAAGAGCGGCAGCATTACGCTGGTCTCGCGCGCGGTGCTCGCGGCGGTCAGCCTGGGCTTTTTCAATTTGATCTTCGTACTCGGGCCTTATGTCGCGCTCCTTGGCGTGCTGCTGGCTTTATGGGCGACCGCGATCGCAGTCGGACTCTCATCGGTCATGGCGATCTATGAAGGTCTGTACGGCGGCGGCATTACGCTGCTGCAAGGCACTTTCATGGCGATGGCGCTGATCGCGCTGGGCATGCTGATCGGCGCAGGCGCGCATTGGCTGACGCGGGCCGTGGCGAAGATGACCTTAGGTTATTTAAAATTCAATTCCAGAGTGATGAGGGTGAAAAATAAATGA
- a CDS encoding multicopper oxidase family protein: MVESPDLPLLPYRIENGMKCFELVAEVVRQELLPGIFMQGYGYNGSIPGPTIVVETGDWVQIRVINRLPEPTSVHWHGLDVPNDMDGVPPFEPSPLIQPGYGLDYRFRIVNPPGTHMYHSHYEVIRQEMMGLGGLFIIANRHERHIAKDFAYLLQEFHLAGLPKGELRPGIYTVDPLSDGFNFFTMNGRCFPNTSPLYVRLGDCVRLRLASLGMQAHPMHLHGVQMLETAYDGNDVPYWNRLRKSTVFVAPGETRDVQFDAWNPGRWPFHCHIPHHTSNNFTLPAGGMFTTIQVGG; this comes from the coding sequence ATGGTGGAGTCGCCGGATTTGCCGCTGCTGCCCTATCGGATCGAAAATGGCATGAAATGCTTCGAGCTGGTTGCCGAGGTCGTTCGGCAGGAGCTGCTTCCCGGAATATTTATGCAAGGTTATGGATATAACGGCTCGATCCCGGGGCCGACCATCGTCGTCGAAACCGGCGACTGGGTGCAAATACGGGTTATTAACCGGCTGCCGGAGCCGACCAGCGTGCACTGGCACGGTCTTGACGTGCCTAACGATATGGACGGTGTGCCGCCGTTCGAGCCATCGCCGCTGATTCAGCCGGGATATGGGCTTGATTACCGGTTTCGTATCGTCAATCCTCCCGGTACCCATATGTATCACAGTCATTATGAAGTCATCCGTCAAGAAATGATGGGACTCGGCGGACTGTTTATCATAGCAAACCGCCATGAGCGGCACATCGCCAAAGATTTTGCTTATCTGCTCCAGGAGTTTCATTTGGCGGGCTTGCCTAAAGGCGAGCTGCGGCCGGGCATCTATACCGTCGACCCGCTGTCGGACGGATTCAATTTTTTTACCATGAACGGACGCTGCTTCCCGAATACGTCGCCGCTTTACGTGCGGCTCGGGGACTGCGTGCGATTACGCTTGGCCAGCTTGGGCATGCAAGCTCATCCGATGCACTTGCATGGCGTGCAGATGCTGGAAACCGCGTATGACGGAAACGATGTTCCTTACTGGAACCGGCTGCGCAAAAGCACGGTGTTCGTGGCGCCGGGCGAAACGCGCGACGTCCAGTTTGACGCGTGGAATCCGGGCCGCTGGCCGTTCCACTGCCATATTCCGCACCATACGTCGAATAATTTTACGCTGCCGGCAGGCGGCATGTTTACCACGATTCAAGTCGGCGGCTAG
- a CDS encoding helix-turn-helix domain-containing protein, which translates to MTLLTAIFHTIKTPLAVVVGKGDDMRFNSANKAFSNLVGCSEEELEGLPPSRLFASWNNDSLHSPIHSETVLLERSKPEEAQRLLLTWEAVKDTSEPAYLLTAEDITAKTWIDTMAKSKKVLFSGILNDQYVIERYYQHDSAPLFDRLYRIEQESLHMFFHNPDRERLVHALEQSALHHSTDRIVVQTKMAANTAQLELNITFRPFYNGDGALKHFGFVVTDIQTISEAVDPSVTLKVLMARSYMSAQQLSLETGISLQTISKLRNGKISKPQRQTALLIASKLNVTPQDIWP; encoded by the coding sequence GTGACACTATTGACCGCTATATTTCATACCATAAAAACGCCGCTTGCAGTTGTTGTCGGCAAGGGTGACGACATGCGGTTTAACAGCGCGAACAAGGCCTTCTCCAATCTGGTCGGCTGCTCGGAGGAAGAGCTTGAAGGCTTGCCGCCAAGCAGACTGTTCGCATCATGGAATAACGATAGCCTGCATTCGCCGATCCACTCCGAAACGGTACTGCTGGAACGCTCGAAGCCCGAGGAAGCGCAGCGGCTGCTGCTCACCTGGGAGGCGGTCAAGGATACGTCTGAGCCTGCCTACCTGCTCACCGCCGAAGATATTACGGCCAAGACCTGGATCGATACGATGGCGAAGTCCAAAAAGGTGCTGTTCTCCGGCATTCTGAACGACCAGTATGTGATCGAACGCTACTATCAGCATGATTCCGCGCCTCTCTTCGACCGGCTGTACCGGATTGAGCAGGAGTCGCTACATATGTTCTTCCACAACCCGGACCGCGAACGGCTTGTCCATGCGCTGGAGCAATCCGCGCTTCACCACAGCACGGACCGCATTGTCGTCCAAACGAAGATGGCGGCCAATACGGCGCAGCTCGAGCTGAACATTACGTTCCGTCCCTTCTACAACGGCGACGGCGCGCTCAAGCACTTCGGCTTCGTCGTGACGGATATCCAGACCATCTCCGAAGCGGTCGACCCGTCGGTCACGTTGAAGGTGCTGATGGCTCGAAGCTACATGTCGGCCCAGCAGTTGTCGCTGGAAACCGGCATCTCGCTGCAGACGATTTCCAAGCTGCGCAACGGCAAGATCAGCAAGCCTCAGCGGCAAACCGCCCTGCTGATCGCATCCAAGCTCAATGTGACGCCGCAAGATATTTGGCCTTAA
- a CDS encoding response regulator has protein sequence MGNFSLRTKVLVLILFVTSGALSIVGYGNYSAAKQTIMEALIEKANTKVQNTANNLSSWIDTRRAEVEVMSRTDQVRNGTNYEREAYFYNETRRIGSPFETIGFADPTGKTLLSDGRTVNIADDPSFAMVMNGQVVVTDPIANGSNKNKTILIQVPVYGGDNEVLGIVTASMLAERMYKEHLNIQVGKTDRLFMYNDRGDIIEASPEIGPAESAAQSILSDELPFQAAALDMLVHEQGYFELGGKNERSILFYAAVRGTSWHIGLNVSVAEIQEPLQSIKWRSVLSIAIAEAMLTILFFLFSDHVIRRIKRIINVTEAAAAGRFDVNNVRDNGGDEISQLSHSVNDMKLQLSGLFGRMDAMINQNQFGFIVLDDQYRVSYFSKAAEQMTGYTADEVIGRATGLLFIDPEDIRKEAARLSEKYGYPVDADISVFEKLREERFSYEREWNYIRKDGTRFPVAHSSNGMRDREGHFIGVAAIARDITKQKQAEKARSRQFKVMGAAKDLIAIFDERGQLLYINGAGRALLGLNEAFDDHDEMPMRTIGELLQGIEEAHAAGYQEDEVLLRTVQGAFIPVSKILVVHRDDETGETFYSCIARDISEHKRIQFELEQAKREAEGANLAKSHFLAQISHEIRTPLAGIIGLTGLMQKTELTSLQLDYLHKTRDSSEALLSIINDILDFAKVEAGKIELNKVPFDPYSMIHKLAELLSMFVGGKERFQFMIDTPNDLPEQLIGDWLRIEQVLLNLCINAIKFTDHGHVKLQLQMLPGSRSERSARLAFLVEDTGIGMTEEQLAKLFKPFVQADAETNRKYGGTGLGLVIVKRLVELMGGTIQVNSEIGKGSRFTFTIELPVAEDMQKGRFMLGQGGEYSVWVVEDYEPQSVRLCVGIEDSGLTAIPLHSWKTAQERLLRSGIGVRPFALLLDFEMPDMYGEETWHAMHETAKEAGVKTIALTTAYGREELLKLPEERRPDAIVVKPASRISLYQSLLTLFEHEARFAPADAEVAAAIPSVAAKEKPPTGTILLAEDNQINQMVAVEQLREWGFTVDVAETGTEVLRKLTMRRYDLILMDIHMPEMDGDEAARMIRLDSKYDRLPIIALTANIMQEDHDRYMQLGMNDVLTKPIPPDALLQTITQWLRYGGELRTEPAKSKSRDREAASAVYVPVQALDDEWLLKGIPGLQLEEALQRVNGKRDILTHMLKLFMKEYNTFDDRLQEALTKGDFTLARRLAHTLKGVAGNISAAQLSKAAQELEQLLKAPEDALEYAAIQKASDEVNIILDQIMSQLAGLTEFDNLT, from the coding sequence TTGGGAAACTTCTCTTTACGGACTAAAGTGCTTGTCCTTATCCTGTTTGTCACCTCCGGCGCGCTGTCGATTGTCGGCTACGGCAATTATTCGGCGGCGAAGCAAACGATCATGGAAGCTCTTATCGAAAAAGCGAACACGAAGGTTCAAAATACAGCGAATAACTTGTCCTCCTGGATTGATACGAGACGTGCCGAGGTTGAAGTTATGAGCCGTACGGATCAGGTCCGTAACGGCACCAACTACGAACGGGAGGCCTATTTCTATAACGAGACGCGTCGGATCGGCTCGCCGTTCGAGACGATCGGCTTCGCGGATCCGACCGGCAAGACGCTGCTCAGCGACGGAAGGACGGTCAACATTGCCGACGATCCTTCGTTTGCGATGGTCATGAACGGCCAGGTTGTCGTGACCGATCCGATCGCGAACGGCAGCAATAAGAATAAAACCATTCTTATCCAGGTTCCCGTATACGGTGGCGACAACGAGGTCCTCGGTATTGTTACCGCTTCGATGCTCGCCGAACGCATGTATAAGGAGCACTTAAATATACAGGTCGGGAAGACCGACAGGCTGTTCATGTATAACGATCGGGGCGATATCATCGAAGCGTCCCCGGAGATCGGGCCGGCGGAGAGCGCTGCGCAATCGATCCTATCCGATGAACTGCCTTTTCAAGCCGCGGCTCTGGACATGCTTGTGCATGAACAGGGCTACTTTGAGTTAGGCGGAAAGAACGAACGGTCGATTCTCTTCTATGCGGCGGTAAGAGGCACATCGTGGCATATCGGACTGAACGTGTCGGTGGCGGAAATCCAGGAGCCGCTTCAGTCGATCAAATGGCGCTCCGTCCTCTCCATCGCCATCGCGGAAGCGATGCTCACCATCTTGTTTTTCCTCTTCTCCGATCACGTCATCCGGCGAATCAAACGCATCATCAACGTGACGGAAGCGGCGGCAGCCGGCCGATTCGACGTGAACAACGTTCGGGATAACGGCGGCGACGAAATCTCGCAGCTGTCCCATTCCGTCAATGATATGAAACTGCAGCTGAGCGGCTTGTTCGGACGGATGGACGCGATGATTAACCAGAACCAATTCGGATTCATCGTTCTGGACGATCAATACCGCGTTTCTTACTTCAGCAAAGCGGCGGAGCAAATGACCGGCTATACGGCCGACGAAGTGATTGGTAGAGCGACCGGGCTGCTGTTCATCGATCCGGAGGATATCCGCAAAGAGGCAGCGCGGCTCTCGGAGAAATACGGCTATCCCGTGGATGCCGACATTTCCGTATTCGAGAAGCTCCGCGAGGAACGGTTCTCGTACGAACGGGAGTGGAATTATATTCGCAAGGACGGCACCCGGTTCCCCGTGGCGCACAGCTCGAACGGGATGCGCGACCGGGAAGGCCATTTTATCGGCGTGGCCGCGATTGCCAGAGATATTACGAAGCAGAAGCAGGCGGAGAAGGCACGCAGCCGGCAGTTTAAAGTCATGGGCGCGGCGAAGGACCTTATTGCCATCTTCGACGAACGTGGGCAGCTCCTCTATATTAATGGAGCCGGCCGGGCGCTGCTTGGCCTGAACGAAGCCTTCGACGATCACGATGAAATGCCGATGCGGACGATCGGCGAGCTGCTGCAGGGCATCGAGGAAGCGCATGCGGCGGGCTATCAGGAGGATGAAGTGCTGCTGCGCACGGTGCAAGGGGCGTTCATCCCCGTGTCCAAAATATTAGTCGTTCACCGTGACGACGAGACGGGGGAAACGTTCTACTCCTGCATCGCCCGCGACATCTCCGAGCATAAGCGCATCCAGTTCGAGCTGGAGCAGGCGAAGCGCGAGGCGGAAGGCGCGAACTTGGCGAAGAGCCATTTTCTGGCGCAGATCAGCCATGAAATCCGGACTCCGCTCGCTGGCATCATCGGCCTGACAGGGCTTATGCAGAAGACCGAATTGACCTCGCTGCAGCTGGATTACCTGCATAAGACAAGGGATTCGTCCGAAGCGCTGCTTTCGATCATTAACGATATATTGGATTTCGCCAAGGTTGAAGCCGGTAAAATCGAGCTGAACAAAGTGCCGTTCGACCCGTACAGCATGATTCATAAGCTGGCGGAGCTGCTGAGCATGTTCGTCGGCGGCAAGGAACGGTTCCAGTTCATGATCGATACGCCGAACGATTTGCCGGAGCAGCTGATCGGCGATTGGCTGCGGATCGAGCAGGTGCTGCTCAATCTATGTATCAATGCGATCAAATTCACGGACCATGGACACGTAAAGCTGCAGCTGCAAATGCTCCCGGGCAGCCGTTCGGAACGCAGCGCGAGGCTTGCGTTTCTGGTCGAAGATACCGGCATCGGCATGACGGAAGAGCAGCTTGCCAAACTGTTCAAGCCGTTCGTGCAGGCGGATGCCGAAACGAACCGCAAATACGGCGGCACCGGCCTCGGCCTAGTTATCGTCAAACGGCTGGTGGAGTTGATGGGCGGCACGATTCAAGTGAATAGCGAGATCGGCAAAGGGAGCCGGTTTACGTTTACGATCGAGCTTCCGGTTGCGGAGGACATGCAAAAGGGACGGTTCATGCTGGGCCAAGGCGGCGAATATTCCGTCTGGGTCGTCGAGGATTATGAGCCGCAGAGCGTACGCCTTTGCGTAGGCATCGAGGACAGCGGGCTGACGGCGATTCCGCTCCATTCGTGGAAAACCGCGCAGGAGCGGCTGCTTCGCTCGGGCATCGGCGTGCGTCCGTTTGCGCTGCTGCTTGATTTTGAAATGCCGGATATGTATGGGGAAGAAACTTGGCATGCGATGCATGAAACGGCGAAAGAAGCCGGCGTGAAGACGATCGCGCTTACGACGGCGTACGGGCGCGAAGAATTGCTCAAGCTGCCGGAGGAACGGCGTCCGGATGCGATCGTGGTCAAGCCGGCGTCGCGGATCAGTCTCTATCAGTCCTTATTGACGTTGTTCGAACATGAGGCGCGATTCGCTCCGGCAGATGCGGAGGTGGCAGCCGCGATTCCTTCCGTTGCCGCGAAGGAGAAGCCGCCGACCGGCACGATTTTGCTGGCGGAGGACAATCAGATTAACCAAATGGTTGCCGTCGAGCAGCTGCGCGAATGGGGCTTCACGGTCGATGTGGCGGAGACGGGGACCGAAGTGCTTCGGAAGCTGACGATGAGACGCTACGATTTGATACTGATGGATATTCATATGCCGGAAATGGACGGCGACGAGGCTGCGCGCATGATCCGGCTGGACTCGAAATACGACCGACTGCCGATCATCGCGCTGACGGCGAACATTATGCAGGAGGATCACGACCGGTATATGCAGCTCGGCATGAACGACGTGCTGACGAAGCCGATTCCGCCGGACGCGCTGCTGCAGACGATTACCCAATGGCTCCGTTACGGCGGAGAGCTGCGGACCGAGCCGGCCAAGTCGAAATCAAGGGACAGGGAAGCGGCAAGCGCCGTCTACGTGCCGGTTCAAGCGCTCGATGACGAGTGGCTGCTGAAAGGAATTCCGGGCTTGCAGCTGGAGGAGGCCTTGCAGCGGGTAAACGGCAAACGGGATATTCTCACCCACATGCTGAAGCTGTTCATGAAGGAGTACAACACCTTTGACGATCGGCTGCAGGAAGCGCTGACGAAAGGCGATTTCACGCTGGCCCGCCGCTTGGCGCATACGTTGAAAGGGGTAGCCGGCAACATATCGGCGGCGCAGCTGTCGAAAGCCGCGCAGGAGCTGGAGCAGCTGCTCAAGGCGCCGGAGGACGCGCTGGAGTACGCGGCCATTCAAAAAGCGTCCGATGAGGTTAACATTATTTTGGATCAAATTATGTCTCAATTGGCGGGATTGACAGAATTCGACAATTTAACCTAA
- a CDS encoding response regulator transcription factor has translation MYKILVIEDDVMMSDMLSMYMSEEGYEIKQAATGGQGLKLLEQFTPDVVLLDLMLPDWDGTELCQQIRQHSSVPIMIVSMKSEVSERVQALRAGADDYLCKPFSMHELSARVEALIRRAKLMQSTASAVGSLNQEAADDKAEASIRLDSERRLLLVRGNLVETTFSEFELMKLFLTHPGKVFSREDLINAIRGFDSFVTDRAIDVHIVNLRRKVEKNPKEPHYIRTVWGVGYKYVTEVESLS, from the coding sequence ATGTACAAGATACTGGTTATCGAAGATGATGTAATGATGAGCGATATGCTGTCCATGTACATGTCTGAAGAGGGCTATGAAATCAAACAGGCTGCAACCGGCGGGCAAGGCTTAAAGCTGCTGGAGCAATTTACACCGGATGTCGTTTTATTGGATCTTATGCTTCCCGACTGGGACGGAACGGAGCTTTGCCAGCAAATTCGCCAGCATTCCTCGGTTCCGATTATGATCGTGTCCATGAAGTCCGAAGTTTCGGAGCGTGTGCAAGCGCTGCGCGCAGGCGCGGACGACTACTTGTGCAAGCCCTTCAGCATGCATGAACTCAGCGCTCGCGTAGAGGCGCTTATTCGCAGGGCAAAGCTGATGCAGTCGACCGCATCCGCTGTCGGCAGCTTGAATCAGGAAGCGGCTGACGATAAAGCGGAAGCATCGATTCGGCTCGATTCGGAGCGCCGGCTGCTGCTCGTGCGCGGCAACCTGGTCGAAACGACGTTCTCCGAGTTTGAGCTGATGAAGCTCTTCCTTACGCATCCCGGTAAAGTGTTCAGCCGCGAGGATTTGATCAATGCCATTCGGGGGTTTGATTCGTTTGTGACGGACCGGGCCATCGATGTACATATCGTCAATTTGAGACGCAAAGTCGAGAAGAACCCGAAGGAACCTCACTATATCCGCACCGTCTGGGGTGTCGGCTATAAATATGTCACGGAAGTGGAATCGCTCAGTTAA
- a CDS encoding PadR family transcriptional regulator, with the protein MNVQFKKGVLDLCVLALTAWEDRYGYELAVTMSAKFEVAVGSVYPLLSRLTQEGYFSTYLKESSEGPPRKYYKLTPKGHTHLMELVREWRSFSVAVDELIKDGVER; encoded by the coding sequence ATGAATGTGCAATTTAAAAAAGGCGTGCTCGATTTGTGCGTACTTGCTTTGACCGCATGGGAAGACCGGTACGGCTACGAGCTGGCGGTAACGATGTCCGCGAAGTTCGAGGTCGCCGTCGGCAGCGTGTATCCGCTGCTCAGCCGGCTGACGCAGGAAGGTTATTTTTCGACCTATCTGAAGGAATCTTCGGAGGGCCCGCCGCGCAAGTACTACAAACTGACGCCCAAAGGGCATACGCATCTGATGGAGCTCGTCCGCGAATGGCGGTCCTTCTCCGTCGCCGTGGACGAACTCATTAAGGATGGTGTCGAACGATGA
- a CDS encoding DUF4097 family beta strand repeat-containing protein: MRNWIVVALILLVVGLIGMFGTFRGDGAFSFGAEAVEQKQSVSGNGIEEIGLDVGSIDVTVVPSSDNQVKAELSGRASKKYRDKLKLQLQTEGKTLKVAVEDEIGFTIGINIRNLDLRLELPQQQYRKLVLDAGSGDVELSQLHIDRIALDTGSGDLNLSQLQAQSIEAKVGSGDISFTDVSADDSIKADANSGNVTTDGVKAKLMTVDIGSGDVELADTAAELKVDTNSGDIDLLQKTLDYTAELETGSGDVSVLTEDQPSSARIAYSSGSGSLDNEWDGGEHMTDGDDRDILTFGSGAVQLHIHTNSGDLTVGSR; this comes from the coding sequence ATGAGAAACTGGATCGTAGTCGCGCTAATATTGCTAGTCGTCGGTTTGATCGGTATGTTCGGCACGTTTCGGGGGGACGGGGCGTTTTCCTTCGGAGCGGAAGCGGTCGAGCAGAAGCAGTCGGTTTCGGGAAACGGCATCGAAGAGATTGGCTTGGACGTCGGAAGCATCGACGTGACGGTCGTGCCGAGCTCGGATAATCAAGTGAAGGCGGAGCTGAGCGGCCGGGCGAGCAAAAAATACCGCGATAAGCTCAAGCTTCAGCTGCAAACGGAAGGAAAAACGTTGAAAGTAGCGGTGGAGGATGAGATCGGGTTCACGATCGGGATCAATATCCGCAATCTGGACCTGCGCCTTGAGCTGCCGCAGCAGCAGTACCGTAAGCTGGTGCTGGACGCGGGCAGCGGCGATGTCGAGCTTTCGCAGCTTCATATAGACCGCATTGCGCTGGATACCGGATCAGGCGATCTGAATCTTTCGCAGCTGCAAGCGCAATCCATCGAAGCAAAGGTCGGCAGCGGCGACATTAGCTTCACGGACGTGAGCGCCGACGATTCCATTAAGGCGGACGCGAATTCGGGCAACGTGACCACGGACGGCGTGAAGGCGAAGCTGATGACGGTCGATATCGGCAGCGGCGACGTGGAGCTGGCCGATACGGCCGCGGAGCTCAAAGTCGACACGAACAGCGGCGATATCGATCTGCTCCAGAAGACACTGGATTATACCGCAGAGCTGGAAACCGGCAGCGGCGACGTATCGGTGCTGACGGAGGATCAGCCGTCCTCGGCGCGCATCGCGTACAGCTCCGGCTCCGGCAGCCTCGATAACGAATGGGATGGCGGAGAGCATATGACGGATGGCGATGACCGCGACATTCTCACCTTCGGCAGCGGCGCCGTTCAGCTGCATATTCATACGAACTCGGGCGATTTGACAGTCGGTTCCAGATAA
- a CDS encoding aldose epimerase family protein — MNQNRYEVRQSVDTYTLYTLTDSASRASVTICPERGAIATSCVIGGEELFYLDRATFLDPEANIRGGNPILFPICGQLPGGEYERDGTAYRMRNHGVARNRAWEVVSTSDAGEAALTVRLRSSEDTRAEYPWDFELLFTYALVDGALQIRQTYRNLSESAMPFYAGFHPYFRSESKDLVYGTDATRYLDYNDNEVKAVDGAVRMSGLKESVALLDASARSISFPGPDGRATVTMSYSDAFKYVVLWQVDGSPFVCVEPWMALTGELVRKEELPMLEAGAQLELALTIAYSRE, encoded by the coding sequence ATGAATCAAAACCGCTACGAAGTGAGACAATCTGTTGATACATACACGCTGTACACGCTGACGGATTCGGCTTCGCGCGCTTCCGTTACGATCTGCCCTGAGCGCGGCGCCATCGCAACGAGCTGCGTCATCGGCGGCGAGGAGCTGTTCTATCTCGACCGGGCGACGTTCCTCGATCCGGAGGCGAACATCCGCGGCGGCAATCCGATCCTGTTCCCGATCTGCGGCCAGCTGCCCGGCGGGGAATACGAGCGGGACGGCACGGCATACCGGATGCGCAATCACGGCGTTGCCCGCAACCGCGCATGGGAGGTCGTCTCGACCTCGGATGCGGGCGAAGCTGCTTTGACGGTGCGTCTGCGCAGCAGCGAGGATACGCGCGCCGAGTATCCGTGGGATTTTGAGCTGCTGTTTACGTACGCGCTCGTGGACGGCGCTTTGCAGATCCGCCAGACCTACCGCAACCTGTCGGAGTCGGCGATGCCGTTCTATGCGGGGTTCCACCCGTATTTCCGCTCCGAGTCAAAGGATTTGGTGTACGGGACGGATGCGACCCGTTACTTGGATTACAACGATAACGAGGTGAAAGCCGTTGACGGCGCCGTGCGGATGAGCGGCTTGAAGGAATCCGTCGCGCTGCTGGATGCCAGCGCGCGCTCCATTTCGTTCCCGGGCCCTGACGGCCGCGCCACGGTCACGATGTCTTACAGCGACGCGTTCAAGTACGTCGTGCTGTGGCAGGTGGACGGCTCGCCGTTCGTCTGCGTCGAGCCGTGGATGGCGCTCACGGGCGAGCTCGTCCGCAAGGAGGAGCTGCCGATGCTGGAGGCAGGCGCGCAGCTGGAGCTCGCGCTGACGATTGCGTATTCGCGGGAGTAG
- a CDS encoding HD-GYP domain-containing protein has protein sequence MQMKEKSAIGPILGVILPILFFEGLRSSRALDITVASPEGHFQIVTLVAALAIVAAIAVGFAGHRLRNIKVGFMSLAYVSLAGMFVLHGLTTPGFLIHAGHLPSILAQLSVLVTSAWLFLSSVSTDRLIIRLFTRIRLWLIPGWLALLGVMFLVSIQMPHLIDELPLTSDPYKWVAASVTCLICLMTMYRYWQSYRTAGFPLQRALVYSVGLIIASQYIIIMGTQWKLSWWLYHILLLLSMVIMLVGLLKQYFAQGSFSNSLKVLFRSDPRAWLEACKTPSVQALIMATEARDAYTAGHNNRVALYALRLAEELQLNKHQLRAIAQGGVVHDVGKLRVPDAILNKAGKLTPEERLIIEKHPVSGYDMCKRLGFLKDELSVIRSHHEKWDGTGYPDRLKGEGIPLLARITAVADVYDALTSSRSYRKAMSHDEAMAIIIEGSGVHFDPACVKAWLRVASTDAEFFDEIAANSRSLKLVHKAAQ, from the coding sequence ATGCAGATGAAAGAAAAATCCGCAATCGGACCGATACTGGGCGTTATCCTGCCGATCTTGTTTTTCGAAGGGCTTCGTTCCTCCCGCGCCTTGGACATTACGGTCGCATCGCCGGAGGGGCACTTTCAGATCGTGACGCTCGTCGCGGCGCTGGCCATTGTGGCCGCGATCGCGGTCGGTTTTGCCGGACATCGGCTGCGGAACATTAAAGTCGGCTTCATGTCGCTGGCCTATGTTTCGCTGGCCGGCATGTTCGTTCTTCACGGTTTGACGACGCCTGGCTTTCTCATTCATGCCGGGCATCTGCCAAGTATACTGGCGCAGCTCAGCGTGCTCGTGACGTCCGCCTGGCTCTTTCTATCGTCGGTCTCGACGGACCGTCTCATCATTCGGCTGTTCACCCGGATTCGGTTGTGGCTCATTCCGGGATGGCTGGCGCTGCTCGGCGTGATGTTCCTCGTGTCGATCCAAATGCCTCATTTGATCGACGAGCTTCCGCTGACAAGCGATCCGTACAAATGGGTTGCAGCTTCCGTGACCTGTCTCATTTGCTTGATGACGATGTACCGTTATTGGCAGTCTTACCGCACAGCCGGATTTCCGCTGCAACGGGCGCTTGTCTATAGCGTTGGCTTAATTATCGCTTCGCAGTATATTATCATCATGGGCACGCAGTGGAAGCTGAGCTGGTGGCTGTACCACATTTTGCTGCTGCTCTCCATGGTCATTATGCTGGTTGGTCTGCTTAAGCAATATTTTGCGCAAGGTTCCTTCAGCAATTCATTGAAAGTGCTGTTCCGCTCGGATCCGCGCGCATGGCTCGAGGCTTGCAAAACGCCGAGCGTGCAGGCGCTCATTATGGCCACGGAGGCGCGCGACGCGTACACGGCCGGCCATAACAACCGCGTGGCGCTGTATGCGCTCCGCTTGGCCGAGGAGCTTCAGCTGAACAAGCATCAGCTGCGCGCGATTGCGCAGGGCGGGGTCGTGCACGATGTCGGCAAGCTGCGGGTGCCTGACGCGATCTTGAACAAGGCGGGCAAGCTGACGCCGGAGGAACGGCTGATCATTGAGAAGCACCCGGTGTCGGGCTACGACATGTGCAAGCGGCTGGGGTTCCTAAAGGACGAGCTGTCCGTCATTCGTTCCCATCATGAGAAGTGGGACGGCACGGGCTACCCGGATCGGCTCAAAGGGGAAGGCATACCGCTGCTCGCCCGCATTACGGCGGTTGCCGACGTCTACGACGCGCTGACGTCCTCGCGTTCCTATCGGAAGGCAATGTCGCATGACGAGGCGATGGCGATCATCATCGAAGGCAGCGGCGTCCATTTCGACCCGGCTTGCGTGAAAGCGTGGCTCCGGGTGGCGTCGACGGATGCGGAATTTTTCGATGAAATTGCGGCAAACAGCCGAAGCTTGAAACTCGTACATAAGGCGGCACAATAA